Proteins encoded together in one Candidatus Binataceae bacterium window:
- a CDS encoding VOC family protein produces MIKRFDRLDVATSDLAAASLAYEQNFGFSVLAGDGGESATIAIGDAQIRLQTGASVAELLASSGEGLAAIWLEADDVAIVADALRRAAVEFAPIRQEGDRRVLAINPAAANMVPLFIFDRKS; encoded by the coding sequence ATGATCAAACGCTTCGACCGCCTCGACGTGGCGACGAGCGACCTTGCCGCCGCGAGCCTCGCCTACGAACAGAATTTCGGCTTTAGCGTGCTAGCCGGTGACGGTGGGGAGAGCGCGACGATCGCGATCGGCGACGCCCAGATTCGTCTGCAGACCGGCGCGTCTGTCGCCGAACTGCTCGCCTCGTCGGGTGAGGGCTTGGCCGCGATTTGGCTCGAAGCCGACGACGTTGCGATAGTGGCTGACGCCTTGCGGCGGGCCGCCGTTGAGTTCGCACCCATCCGCCAGGAGGGTGACCGCCGGGTCCTCGCGATCAATCCCGCCGCGGCGAATATGGTCCCGCTCTTTATCTTCGACCGCAAAAGCTAG
- a CDS encoding carboxypeptidase regulatory-like domain-containing protein — translation MLWARGCGLLSGLIGLCVLAGANALGYQSEAVLDGGAISGTVSYAGAPPTPTALEISKDRDVCGTRPAYDQSLLVGPDRGIANVVVTLPSIAKGRAVQLATVEFDQKGCEYVPHVAVFPAGSVVEVRNSDGILHNIHTESSVNPVIDMAQPGFKKTIRVTVAKPEAIKVTCDAHNWMEGWWYATANPYYAVTDAHGHYVMGGIPAGTYTIQVWQEKLGVQSRSLTVAARATTIANFTLGPDSRKDLKP, via the coding sequence TTGCTGTGGGCACGCGGGTGCGGATTACTGTCCGGCCTGATCGGGTTGTGCGTGCTCGCCGGCGCAAACGCCCTGGGCTATCAGAGCGAGGCGGTGCTCGACGGCGGCGCGATCAGCGGCACAGTCAGCTATGCAGGCGCGCCGCCAACCCCGACCGCCCTGGAAATCAGCAAGGACCGCGACGTCTGCGGAACCCGTCCGGCGTATGATCAATCGCTTTTAGTCGGACCGGATCGCGGTATCGCTAACGTCGTCGTCACGCTCCCGTCGATCGCGAAGGGCCGCGCGGTCCAACTCGCAACTGTCGAATTCGATCAGAAGGGCTGCGAGTACGTGCCGCATGTGGCCGTATTTCCAGCCGGCAGTGTGGTCGAGGTCCGTAACTCTGACGGGATTCTGCATAATATCCACACCGAATCGAGCGTCAATCCGGTGATCGATATGGCCCAGCCCGGCTTCAAGAAGACGATTCGGGTCACCGTCGCAAAGCCTGAAGCGATCAAGGTCACCTGCGATGCGCACAATTGGATGGAAGGATGGTGGTACGCGACCGCGAATCCCTACTATGCGGTGACCGATGCGCACGGGCATTACGTGATGGGCGGTATCCCGGCGGGAACCTATACGATCCAGGTATGGCAAGAGAAGCTCGGCGTGCAATCGCGTTCGCTGACGGTCGCCGCCCGTGCGACGACTATCGCGAATTTCACTTTGGGGCCGGATTCACGTAAGGATTTGAAGCCATGA
- a CDS encoding methyltransferase domain-containing protein, producing MPEPHESRVYSNLAHLYDAVFGRAFVDHEHQVIESLSFRPGQRVLEVGVGTGISLDAYPPYVHIVGIDPSSDMLAHAIAKVRENDWGHVEVRPGNAQQLDFPDNSFDWVTTFHVMTVVPEPRRMMDEMIRVCKPGGRIVVISHFASPRRGLYFLGTLVNPLTKLLGWTCRLRARDVLEGQEIVVERYERFSRLSVHFAMIARKAG from the coding sequence ATGCCTGAACCGCATGAGAGCCGCGTCTACTCGAACCTTGCTCATTTGTACGACGCGGTGTTCGGGCGGGCGTTTGTCGATCACGAACATCAGGTGATCGAATCCCTATCGTTTCGTCCCGGCCAGCGTGTGCTTGAGGTCGGCGTCGGCACCGGCATCTCGCTCGACGCCTATCCGCCTTACGTGCATATCGTGGGTATCGACCCGTCGTCGGACATGCTGGCTCACGCTATCGCCAAAGTCCGCGAAAACGATTGGGGCCACGTCGAAGTCCGGCCCGGCAATGCGCAACAGCTCGATTTTCCCGACAACAGTTTTGACTGGGTCACGACCTTCCATGTCATGACGGTGGTGCCGGAGCCGCGCCGCATGATGGACGAGATGATTCGGGTCTGTAAACCTGGCGGCCGAATCGTCGTGATCAGTCATTTCGCCAGTCCCCGGCGCGGACTCTATTTTCTCGGCACGCTCGTCAATCCGCTGACGAAATTGCTCGGCTGGACTTGTCGTTTGCGCGCTCGCGACGTGCTGGAAGGTCAAGAGATCGTGGTCGAGCGCTATGAACGCTTCTCACGCCTCTCCGTGCATTTCGCCATGATTGCACGCAAGGCGGGTTGA
- a CDS encoding helix-turn-helix domain-containing protein, with protein MKIALDSRRRAETTMADKDDILLNSREVAFLLDVSPDTVNEFARRNILPAFKKGRQWRFRRRDIISFKRQMRGINVAA; from the coding sequence ATGAAAATTGCGCTTGATTCGAGGCGCCGGGCCGAGACCACCATGGCCGATAAAGATGACATCCTGTTGAACTCGCGCGAGGTCGCTTTTCTGCTCGACGTCAGCCCGGACACGGTCAACGAATTCGCTCGCCGCAATATCCTGCCCGCGTTCAAGAAGGGCCGCCAGTGGCGTTTTCGGCGGCGCGACATTATCTCTTTCAAACGCCAGATGCGCGGGATTAACGTCGCCGCCTGA
- the secD gene encoding protein translocase subunit SecD, whose protein sequence is MDAGSQNPITIVVLLVIAIAFLWLHFTNGSGSIRMVLAAVLVAASLILLIPSSGVVLPDPLKALDALPKIQLGLDLQGGTHLLLEVEIDDAVKSALRRRGEDLKREIKDNKLSVPTVTQNSDGALLIQLTNPDERSAFLDTVAKVAPDLTLSTASSAAGGVAYTAVFKDRDLIATRSNAMEQALETIRNRIDQLGVRETTVAREGDNDILVQLPGIQDPERAKELIGKTAVLEFKLLDNKHNLADALNSGAPPGDEILYGQPRPGGAEPYLVESQVLMTGETVTDARVRPGGHLEGPYVSVELDAQGAQVFANLTTDNVGRNLAIVLDNTVYSAPVIKEPIPGGHVQITGNFSFDEAHSLAIVLRSGALPAPVKIIEERTVGPSLGRDSIRQGELSFVVGAVAVLAFMALYYSGAGLLADFGLTLNILMLMCVMAAMQATLTLPGIAGIVLTLGMSVDANVLVNERMREELRMGKSAREAVKAGYERAWSAIRDSNISTFVAGLILFQFGTGPVKGFAVTLCVGVLTGVFSCFVVTRAWYDWKIGMRRLNTLSV, encoded by the coding sequence ATGGACGCCGGCAGCCAGAATCCCATTACCATTGTCGTTCTTCTCGTCATCGCGATCGCCTTCCTGTGGCTGCACTTCACCAATGGCAGCGGCAGTATCCGGATGGTTTTGGCGGCCGTGCTGGTGGCCGCGAGCCTTATCCTCCTGATTCCGAGTTCCGGCGTCGTGCTCCCGGACCCGTTGAAGGCGCTCGACGCCCTGCCCAAAATTCAGCTCGGTCTGGATTTGCAGGGCGGCACGCATCTGCTGCTCGAAGTCGAGATCGATGACGCCGTCAAGAGCGCGTTGCGCCGGCGTGGCGAGGATCTCAAGCGCGAAATCAAAGACAACAAACTCTCGGTCCCGACCGTTACGCAGAATAGCGACGGCGCACTGCTGATCCAGCTCACCAACCCCGACGAGCGTTCGGCCTTCCTCGATACGGTCGCGAAGGTCGCGCCCGACCTGACGCTTTCGACGGCGTCCAGCGCGGCCGGCGGTGTCGCCTATACCGCAGTCTTCAAGGACCGCGACCTCATCGCTACCCGCAGCAACGCGATGGAGCAGGCGCTCGAAACGATTCGCAACCGGATCGATCAGTTGGGCGTGCGCGAAACCACCGTCGCGCGCGAAGGGGACAACGACATTTTGGTGCAGTTGCCGGGCATTCAGGACCCGGAGCGGGCCAAAGAGCTGATCGGTAAAACCGCGGTCCTTGAATTCAAGCTGCTCGATAACAAACACAATCTCGCTGACGCTTTGAACAGCGGCGCGCCGCCCGGCGATGAGATCCTCTATGGCCAGCCGCGCCCCGGCGGCGCGGAACCCTATCTGGTCGAGTCGCAGGTTCTGATGACGGGCGAGACCGTCACCGACGCGCGTGTGCGTCCCGGCGGCCATCTCGAAGGGCCTTACGTGTCGGTCGAGCTCGACGCCCAGGGGGCTCAGGTCTTCGCCAATCTGACCACCGACAATGTCGGCCGCAATCTCGCGATCGTCCTCGACAATACCGTCTATTCCGCCCCGGTTATCAAGGAACCGATTCCCGGCGGCCACGTGCAAATTACCGGCAATTTCAGCTTCGACGAAGCCCACTCCCTCGCGATTGTGCTGCGCTCCGGTGCGCTGCCCGCGCCAGTCAAGATTATTGAGGAACGCACCGTAGGACCCTCTTTGGGCCGCGATTCGATCCGCCAGGGCGAGCTGTCGTTCGTCGTCGGCGCCGTTGCCGTGCTCGCCTTCATGGCCCTCTATTACAGTGGCGCCGGACTACTCGCCGATTTCGGCCTCACGCTCAACATTCTCATGCTGATGTGCGTGATGGCGGCGATGCAGGCGACTTTGACGCTGCCCGGGATTGCGGGAATCGTGCTCACACTCGGCATGTCGGTGGACGCTAACGTGCTGGTCAACGAGCGGATGCGCGAGGAGTTGCGCATGGGCAAATCGGCGCGCGAAGCAGTCAAAGCGGGGTACGAGCGCGCCTGGTCGGCGATTCGTGATTCGAATATCTCGACCTTTGTCGCGGGCTTGATTCTGTTTCAGTTCGGCACGGGACCGGTCAAGGGTTTCGCCGTGACATTGTGCGTCGGGGTCCTGACCGGCGTCTTTTCCTGCTTCGTCGTTACGCGGGCCTGGTACGACTGGAAGATCGGAATGAGAAGATTAAACACCCTTAGTGTTTAA
- the yajC gene encoding preprotein translocase subunit YajC — protein MWFEGIAWAQAAAASGAPQDLFGQIITNPVVPIAFIFIIMYFLLLRPQTKKASDLRKMLDSLKRNDEVVTTGGLIGKVAELDDRLVTLEIAPNVRVRVERTQIASMSSYARSSKREKSDKN, from the coding sequence ATGTGGTTTGAAGGAATCGCGTGGGCGCAGGCCGCCGCGGCGAGCGGCGCGCCGCAGGACTTATTCGGTCAGATCATCACCAACCCGGTGGTCCCGATCGCCTTCATCTTTATCATCATGTATTTTTTGCTCTTGCGGCCCCAGACCAAAAAAGCCAGCGATCTGCGCAAGATGCTCGACTCGCTCAAGCGCAACGACGAGGTCGTGACGACCGGCGGCCTGATCGGCAAAGTGGCCGAACTGGATGACCGGCTGGTCACGCTCGAAATTGCGCCTAATGTCCGCGTGCGGGTCGAGCGCACACAAATAGCCTCAATGTCGAGCTATGCCAGAAGCTCGAAACGCGAAAAGAGCGACAAAAACTGA
- the tgt gene encoding tRNA guanosine(34) transglycosylase Tgt, with amino-acid sequence MSAASPISFEVRALDDGARLGRLVTPHGEITTPAFMPVGTRAAVKAMAPDELSSMGYRLILANAYHLAVRPGAELVQELGGVARFMGFKGAVLTDSGGFQAMSLAKINSISEEGVRFRSHLDGAPLMLTPESAIEIQQKLGADVMMALDECTPFPADHRRARASLELTARWAERCVRARTNNTQALFGIVQGGIYPDLRRLSAGQISALDCDGFATGGLSVGEPREAMREMAALTASLLPAGKVRYLMGVGTPEDLLAAIPMGYDLFDCVLPTRNARNGGAFTSEGRLSIKRATYARDERPLDPRCDCRPCTTFSRAYLRHLHISGEILAARALSEHNLYFYSHLMREAQAAIASRTYRAFAAHTLNLLGRGAEGSGPGAGGAGD; translated from the coding sequence ATGTCCGCCGCCAGCCCGATCAGTTTCGAGGTGCGCGCACTCGATGACGGCGCCCGACTCGGCCGCCTCGTCACGCCGCACGGCGAGATTACGACGCCGGCGTTTATGCCGGTCGGCACGCGCGCCGCGGTCAAGGCGATGGCGCCTGACGAATTGTCCTCGATGGGCTATAGGCTGATCCTCGCCAACGCCTACCATCTGGCCGTGCGGCCCGGCGCGGAACTCGTGCAGGAGCTCGGCGGCGTCGCGCGCTTCATGGGTTTCAAAGGCGCGGTGCTGACCGACTCGGGCGGCTTCCAGGCCATGAGCCTCGCGAAAATCAACTCGATTAGCGAGGAGGGCGTGCGCTTTCGCTCTCATCTTGACGGCGCGCCGTTGATGCTGACGCCTGAGAGCGCGATCGAGATTCAGCAAAAGCTCGGCGCCGACGTGATGATGGCGCTCGACGAATGCACGCCCTTTCCGGCCGATCATCGGCGCGCCCGCGCCTCGCTGGAACTCACCGCGCGCTGGGCGGAGCGCTGCGTGCGGGCGCGCACGAACAACACGCAGGCGCTGTTTGGCATCGTTCAGGGCGGGATCTATCCGGATTTGCGGCGGCTCAGCGCCGGTCAGATCTCCGCGCTCGACTGCGACGGCTTTGCCACCGGCGGACTGTCCGTCGGCGAGCCGCGCGAAGCGATGCGCGAAATGGCCGCGCTGACGGCCTCGCTCCTGCCGGCGGGGAAGGTTCGCTACCTAATGGGGGTCGGCACGCCCGAAGATCTACTCGCGGCCATCCCGATGGGCTATGACCTGTTCGATTGCGTGCTGCCGACCCGCAACGCCCGCAACGGCGGCGCGTTTACCAGCGAAGGCAGGCTGTCGATCAAGCGCGCCACCTACGCGCGCGATGAACGGCCCCTCGATCCGCGATGCGACTGCCGTCCCTGCACGACTTTTTCGCGCGCCTATTTGCGTCACCTGCATATCTCGGGTGAAATATTGGCGGCGCGGGCCTTGAGCGAGCACAATTTGTATTTCTATAGCCACTTGATGCGCGAGGCGCAGGCTGCTATCGCATCACGCACTTACCGCGCGTTCGCCGCGCATACGTTGAACCTGCTCGGACGCGGCGCCGAAGGAAGTGGTCCCGGAGCCGGTGGCGCTGGAGATTAA
- the queA gene encoding tRNA preQ1(34) S-adenosylmethionine ribosyltransferase-isomerase QueA: protein MRLSQLDYDLPEVLIAHEPLADRDQARMLVLDRRTGQLEHSRFYKLTRHLREGDLLLLNDTRVLPARLIVRKETGGEVELLMVRPAASPRGAWIALARTHRPLREDVRLLLPDGRALTVAGYERPGRPLIASADGTAMTDILREAGALALPHYIGRPAIDADSTDYQTIFARTSGAIAAPTAGRHFTEELLRELTGTGVRTAFLTLHIGPGTFIPVRAAEVEGHSMEPEWFTLPPAAQSAIELTRRVGGRLIAVGTSTTRALESWAITGDAEGFTGLFIYPGFRFKLVDAMITNFHMPRSTVLALVMALAGRETILKAYGEAIRHRYRFLSYGDAMLIL, encoded by the coding sequence ATGCGTCTTAGCCAACTTGATTACGACCTGCCCGAGGTCTTGATCGCGCACGAGCCGCTCGCCGATCGCGATCAGGCGCGGATGCTCGTGCTGGACCGGCGCACCGGTCAGCTCGAACACTCGCGCTTCTACAAGCTCACCCGTCATTTGCGCGAAGGCGATCTGCTGCTGCTCAACGATACTCGCGTCCTGCCCGCACGCCTGATCGTGCGCAAGGAGACCGGCGGCGAAGTCGAGTTGCTGATGGTGCGGCCGGCGGCCTCGCCGCGCGGCGCGTGGATCGCGCTGGCGCGAACCCATCGGCCGCTGCGGGAGGACGTCCGCTTGCTGCTGCCGGATGGCCGCGCGCTGACGGTCGCCGGTTACGAGCGGCCCGGCCGTCCGCTGATCGCGAGCGCTGACGGGACGGCGATGACGGACATCCTGCGTGAGGCCGGGGCGCTGGCGCTGCCGCACTACATCGGCCGGCCGGCAATCGACGCCGATTCGACCGACTACCAGACTATCTTTGCCCGGACTTCGGGTGCGATCGCGGCGCCGACCGCAGGCCGGCACTTCACCGAGGAGCTATTGCGGGAATTGACCGGCACCGGTGTCCGCACCGCCTTCCTGACCCTGCATATCGGACCCGGCACCTTCATCCCCGTACGCGCCGCCGAAGTCGAAGGCCACTCGATGGAGCCGGAGTGGTTTACGCTTCCACCTGCCGCGCAGAGTGCCATCGAGCTGACGCGGCGCGTCGGCGGACGGCTCATCGCCGTCGGGACGAGCACCACGCGCGCGCTCGAGTCGTGGGCGATTACTGGCGACGCCGAAGGCTTCACCGGCCTGTTTATCTATCCGGGCTTTCGTTTCAAGCTGGTGGACGCGATGATCACCAACTTCCATATGCCGCGCAGCACGGTGCTCGCCCTCGTGATGGCGTTGGCGGGGCGCGAGACTATCCTGAAGGCCTACGGCGAAGCGATTCGTCATCGCTACCGCTTTCTCAGTTACGGCGACGCGATGTTGATCCTGTAA
- a CDS encoding aminotransferase class I/II-fold pyridoxal phosphate-dependent enzyme translates to MEKTRSQIETQLIHAGEPSPLIEGAVSMPIFQSSTYAYRGETDYHALRYIRLSNTPNHVALHTKLAAIENAESALVTASGMAAVSTTLLTLLAAGDHMIAQDCLYGGTHDLLTTEFPRLGITHTFVDGDSPESWAAAIRPTTKAIYVESISNPLVRVADLKAAITFARANGLVSIIDNTFASPINFRPIPFGFDLVIHSCTKYLNGHSDIVAGAVIGRAALIDRVNRTLGHLGGSLDPHSCFLLHRGMKTLAVRVRYQNESAAKIALFLSRHGKVSAVNYPGLEGHPDHARARQLFDGFGGTLSFELKGGVKAAERFIGEVKLPISAPSLGGVESLITRPATTSHSGMSAAARESAGIREGLIRLSVGLEGVDDLIEDLDRALAVC, encoded by the coding sequence TTGGAAAAAACGCGTTCGCAAATCGAGACCCAACTGATCCACGCCGGCGAGCCTTCCCCGTTGATCGAGGGCGCCGTCAGTATGCCGATATTCCAGTCTTCGACCTACGCATACCGCGGCGAGACGGACTATCACGCCCTGCGCTATATTCGGCTCAGCAATACGCCAAATCACGTCGCGCTGCATACGAAACTCGCCGCGATCGAGAATGCGGAGTCGGCGCTGGTAACGGCCAGCGGCATGGCCGCGGTCTCGACCACGCTGCTGACGCTGCTCGCCGCCGGCGATCACATGATCGCGCAGGATTGTCTCTACGGCGGCACCCATGACCTGTTGACGACAGAATTTCCGCGTCTCGGAATCACGCATACCTTCGTCGACGGCGATTCGCCCGAGTCGTGGGCCGCCGCAATCCGCCCGACAACCAAGGCCATCTATGTCGAATCAATCTCAAATCCGCTGGTGCGGGTGGCCGACCTGAAAGCCGCGATCACCTTTGCCCGCGCAAACGGGCTCGTCTCGATCATCGATAACACCTTTGCCAGCCCAATCAATTTTCGGCCGATTCCGTTCGGATTTGATCTGGTGATTCATAGTTGTACCAAATACCTGAATGGCCACTCCGATATTGTCGCTGGAGCGGTCATCGGACGCGCCGCCCTGATTGACCGCGTCAATCGCACTTTGGGACATCTGGGCGGATCGCTCGACCCGCATTCGTGCTTTTTGCTCCATCGAGGGATGAAGACGCTCGCGGTTCGAGTGCGCTATCAAAACGAAAGCGCGGCGAAGATCGCGCTGTTTCTGAGCCGGCACGGCAAGGTTTCGGCAGTGAACTATCCCGGGCTCGAGGGCCATCCGGATCATGCGCGCGCGCGGCAACTTTTCGACGGTTTCGGCGGAACCCTGAGTTTTGAGTTAAAAGGCGGCGTAAAAGCGGCTGAGAGGTTTATCGGCGAGGTGAAATTACCGATCTCGGCGCCCAGTCTGGGCGGCGTCGAGTCATTGATCACACGCCCGGCGACGACCTCTCATTCCGGGATGTCGGCGGCAGCACGCGAGTCCGCAGGAATTCGCGAAGGTCTGATTCGCCTATCTGTCGGCCTGGAGGGCGTTGACGACCTTATAGAGGATTTAGACCGTGCTCTGGCGGTATGCTGA
- a CDS encoding PAS domain S-box protein encodes METRRNLDESDLDSPVSREPLSAPAAEDLQRKRAAAEMAAREPESIDEQTREQLSLFRMIFDALPEAIGITTVDGTFVEMGSPSVMGYSRDEVVSSSALALGLWVDPAERAEYVRRLKADGVVHNMEVTLRNKAGVITPTLMSGSLAELNGKQYVVTFPREITELKQTQRELEAAREQLSAQVAALQESQLRLRAEIVERETVQKRLEESQRVALAVYNSALETIAINRLADGLTFEVNQEFTRRFGYSREEIIGKSPLEIGLWQSADQVKRFTRELESSGRVRNLEAELRAKDGRLVPVVLSAVTIELRGELCIATFAHDITERRKAELELVAAREAALAASQAKSEFLSSMSHEIRTPMNAILGMAEVLAEMPLDEEQRRYIETMRRNGHLLLELINGILDLAKVESGRLHLETTEFDLRELVEGVIETLQLRAREKALELSARIAADAPNRLLGDQLRLRQILINLLGNAIKFTERGAVVLTVEVADAASGNRADAPEWAGTAPAIPRAALTFTVTDTGIGIAPAKLSELFSPFMQADSSTARKYGGSGLGLAIVKRLVELMHGAVSVESEVGQGSAFSAALDFGVPSGRAKAKHRRPSLNGVASISADGGDSAGNKVSAPRAEAVTLGLAATTRILVADDSPDNRMLIQAYLKNIPCRLDFAENGQIAIDLVKAAPYDLVLMDVQMPVVDGYTAVRAIRQWERERGLPAGRILALTASALGDAEHRSLAAGCDAHLTKPIKKTALHEAIRKFVAAPGAAARPTAAAVAADSPPGG; translated from the coding sequence ATGGAAACGCGGCGGAATCTCGACGAATCTGATTTGGACTCGCCGGTTAGCCGAGAACCCCTTTCCGCGCCCGCCGCTGAAGATCTGCAGCGCAAGCGTGCTGCGGCGGAGATGGCGGCTCGCGAACCCGAATCGATCGATGAGCAGACCCGCGAACAGCTTAGCCTGTTCCGCATGATCTTCGACGCGTTACCCGAGGCGATCGGCATCACTACAGTGGACGGCACTTTCGTCGAGATGGGCAGTCCCTCGGTAATGGGCTACAGCCGCGACGAAGTTGTGTCAAGCAGCGCGCTCGCGCTTGGCCTCTGGGTCGATCCCGCGGAGCGCGCCGAGTACGTGCGCCGGCTCAAAGCCGACGGCGTCGTCCACAATATGGAAGTCACCCTGCGCAACAAGGCTGGCGTGATCACGCCGACGCTGATGTCCGGCAGTCTGGCGGAGCTCAACGGCAAGCAATACGTCGTCACCTTCCCGCGCGAGATTACCGAACTCAAGCAGACCCAGCGTGAGCTCGAGGCGGCGCGCGAACAGCTTTCAGCTCAAGTTGCAGCGCTGCAGGAAAGTCAGTTGCGCCTGCGAGCGGAGATTGTCGAGCGCGAAACTGTGCAGAAGCGGCTCGAAGAGAGCCAGCGCGTCGCCCTCGCCGTCTATAACTCAGCCCTCGAAACGATCGCGATCAATCGCCTCGCCGACGGCCTCACGTTCGAAGTCAATCAGGAATTCACGCGCCGCTTTGGTTATTCACGCGAGGAGATCATCGGCAAAAGCCCGTTGGAGATCGGGCTGTGGCAATCGGCGGATCAGGTAAAGCGCTTCACGCGCGAGCTCGAATCCTCGGGCCGCGTGCGAAATCTCGAGGCTGAATTGCGCGCCAAAGACGGCCGCCTGGTCCCGGTCGTCCTCTCCGCCGTAACCATCGAACTGCGCGGCGAACTTTGTATCGCCACTTTTGCCCACGACATCACCGAACGGCGCAAAGCCGAGCTCGAGCTGGTGGCCGCGCGTGAAGCTGCGCTCGCTGCTTCACAGGCGAAATCCGAATTCCTTTCGAGCATGTCGCACGAAATCCGCACGCCGATGAATGCCATCCTCGGCATGGCGGAGGTGCTCGCCGAGATGCCGCTCGATGAGGAGCAGCGGCGCTATATCGAGACCATGCGCCGCAACGGCCATCTGTTGCTCGAGCTGATCAACGGCATCCTGGATCTCGCCAAGGTCGAGAGCGGCCGGTTGCATCTCGAGACGACGGAATTTGATCTGCGTGAGTTAGTCGAGGGCGTGATTGAGACCTTGCAATTGCGGGCGCGCGAAAAAGCGCTCGAGCTGAGCGCGCGGATCGCTGCGGACGCCCCCAACCGGCTGCTGGGCGATCAGTTGCGGCTGCGGCAAATCCTGATCAATTTGCTGGGCAACGCAATCAAATTCACCGAACGCGGCGCCGTCGTGCTGACGGTCGAAGTAGCCGACGCCGCGAGCGGCAACCGGGCTGACGCTCCTGAGTGGGCTGGAACAGCGCCGGCCATCCCGCGAGCCGCGCTAACGTTCACGGTCACTGACACCGGTATCGGCATCGCGCCGGCCAAGCTCAGCGAACTCTTTTCGCCTTTCATGCAGGCGGATTCTTCGACCGCGCGCAAATACGGCGGCAGTGGCTTGGGCCTGGCGATAGTGAAACGGCTGGTTGAACTGATGCACGGCGCGGTCAGCGTCGAGAGCGAAGTCGGCCAGGGCAGCGCCTTCAGCGCCGCGCTCGATTTCGGTGTGCCGAGCGGCCGGGCCAAAGCGAAGCATCGACGCCCGTCGCTTAACGGCGTGGCCTCGATTTCGGCCGATGGCGGCGATTCGGCAGGCAATAAAGTCTCCGCGCCTCGTGCCGAAGCCGTAACACTGGGTTTGGCCGCGACAACGCGAATTCTGGTCGCAGACGACTCGCCCGATAATCGCATGTTGATCCAGGCCTATCTCAAAAACATCCCTTGCCGGCTGGACTTCGCCGAGAACGGTCAGATTGCGATCGACCTGGTCAAGGCTGCACCCTACGATCTGGTCCTGATGGATGTGCAGATGCCGGTGGTCGACGGCTACACGGCCGTGCGCGCGATCCGTCAATGGGAGCGCGAAAGGGGTCTGCCAGCCGGACGCATCCTGGCGTTGACGGCCTCGGCGTTGGGTGATGCCGAGCATCGCAGCCTGGCCGCCGGCTGCGACGCCCATTTGACCAAGCCGATTAAGAAGACCGCGTTGCATGAAGCGATTCGTAAATTCGTCGCGGCGCCAGGCGCGGCGGCGCGGCCTACTGCCGCGGCCGTCGCAGCCGACTCGCCGCCGGGGGGATGA
- a CDS encoding Hpt domain-containing protein, whose translation MPKLLVQVDPDLSDLMPGFLANKRADADKILAAAAAADYAALRGIGHKIKGEGGSFGFDRISEIGAEVEQAAIDQDLAEIRRCGENLAAYLEAVEIVFE comes from the coding sequence ATGCCGAAACTACTGGTTCAAGTGGACCCGGACTTGAGCGATCTTATGCCCGGTTTTCTCGCCAACAAGCGCGCCGACGCCGACAAGATCCTGGCCGCCGCGGCTGCCGCCGACTACGCCGCGCTGCGCGGCATCGGTCACAAGATCAAGGGCGAAGGCGGCAGCTTCGGCTTCGATCGGATCAGCGAGATTGGCGCAGAGGTCGAACAGGCGGCTATCGATCAGGATCTCGCGGAGATCCGGCGCTGCGGAGAAAATCTCGCCGCGTATCTCGAAGCGGTCGAGATCGTTTTCGAGTAG